One Lachancea thermotolerans CBS 6340 chromosome F complete sequence DNA window includes the following coding sequences:
- the SGV1 gene encoding cyclin-dependent serine/threonine protein kinase SGV1 (similar to uniprot|P23293 Saccharomyces cerevisiae YPR161C SGV1 CDC28/cdc2 related protein kinase) encodes MSSEETASKKADFKYKIGKVKQTPPVLQDKKTGLEYIELKPRPNERVYGCTVFQAHYKEDKKLGQGTFGEVYRGVHLETQRQVAMKRTIVKAEKDLFPITAQREITILRKLNHKNVIKLIEMVYDYPPSASGSTGSSPVTPATNGTKSFYMILPYMVADLSGILHNPRIKLEMAAIKNILLQILEGINYIHCQKYMHRDIKTANLLIDHKGVLKIADFGLARNYYGAPPNLKYPGGAGVDAKYTSVVVTRWYRAPELVLGDKHYTTAVDMWGVGCVFGELFEKKPILQGQTDIDQGHVIFKLLGTPGAEDWKLARYLPGAELTRTNYTANIKERFGKYLTDAGLDLLNKLLCLDPYKRLTAMSAKKHPFFSEEPVAVRALQLPCEECHEADIKRYKEEQNKSASQLPPPAPQGHMIEKTLPSMPQIPKRPNGSTTSTGPKPPPTRPPTGPRAFAENKRGLQRSAQSAATSAPPFKSAKFSTHSEQSRPSRYSGSYNAPEKVSSSAAARSDTRYNNAPKKRYYNGPTSNAPEGPPRFGSQNSRYGQSREVFSRTSHYSDTRFNSRPPTTTNPNETPLRSQKKDNNNIHSAHQSSGVGGHTHAGAERPEVHNMQPRQNVKPSSDDIANLY; translated from the coding sequence ATGAGTAGCGAAGAGACTGCTTCCAAGAAGGCTGACTTCAAGTATAAGATTGGAAAGGTCAAGCAAACACCTCCCGTGTTGCAAGACAAGAAAACAGGATTGGAGTACATTGAGTTGAAGCCTAGACCAAATGAGCGAGTTTATGGGTGCACCGTATTCCAAGCGCACTACAAAGAAGACAAGAAACTTGGACAGGGAACTTTCGGAGAGGTGTATCGAGGAGTGCATTTGGAGACTCAAAGACAAGTCGcaatgaagaggacgaTAGTTAAAGCTGAGAAGGATCTCTTCCCAATCACCGCACAGCGTGAAATTACAATATTAAGGAAGCTGAATCACAAAAATGTTATCAAATTGATAGAAATGGTGTACGACTATCCCCCATCGGCTTCCGGTTCAACCGGTAGTTCTCCCGTAACACCTGCCACCAACGGTACTAAGTCATTCTATATGATACTACCTTACATGGTCGCAGACTTGTCGGGCATACTGCACAATCCCCGTATAAAGCTGGAAATGGCGGCTATTAAGAATATACTGCTgcaaattttggaaggAATCAACTATATCCACTGTCAAAAATATATGCACAGAGATATCAAGACAGCTAACCTGTTGATTGATCACAAAGGAGTTCTTAAGATTGCAGATTTTGGCCTAGCCAGAAATTACTACGGTGCTCCGCCAAATTTAAAATATCCTGGAGGGGCTGGGGTGGACGCAAAATACACTTCTGTGGTAGTTACCAGATGGTACAGGGCGCCAGAGCTTGTGTTAGGAGATAAGCACTACACTACTGCCGTTGACATGTGGGGTGTCGGCTGTGTTTTTGGTgagcttttcgaaaaaaagCCCATACTCCAGGGCCAAACTGATATCGACCAGGGCCACgtcattttcaagcttttgggCACTCCTGGCGCAGAAGACTGGAAACTCGCGCGTTACCTACCAGGTGCTGAACTAACCAGAACCAACTACACTGCCAATATAAAGGAACGATTTGGGAAATATTTAACAGATGCAGGGCTTGATCTATTGAACAAGCTGTTGTGCCTTGACCCCTACAAGCGGTTAACTGCGATGTCTGCTAAAAAACACCCGTTTTTCAGTGAAGAGCCTGTCGCAGTTCGGGCGCTACAGCTTCCATGTGAGGAGTGCCATGAGGCTGACATCAAACGTTACAAGGAGGAACAAAATAAATCTGCAAGCCAATTGCCGCCGCCAGCACCTCAGGGCCATATGATAGAAAAAACGTTACCATCCATGCCACAGATACCGAAACGCCCTAACGGATCTACAACAAGCACAGGCCCCAAGCCGCCGCCTACGAGGCCTCCTACAGGGCCCAGGGCATTCgctgaaaacaaaagggGGCTCCAACGTTCAGCCCAAAGTGCAGCTACAAGCGCTCCTCCATTCAAGTCAGCTAAGTTCTCCACACACTCCGAACAAAGCAGACCAAGTCGCTACAGTGGAAGTTACAACGCTCCCGAGAAGGTTAGTTCTAGTGCAGCCGCCAGAAGTGACACGCGCTATAACAATGCTCCCAAGAAACGTTACTACAACGGCCCAACCTCTAACGCTCCTGAAGGCCCACCGCGCTTTGGCTCTCAGAATTCAAGATATGGTCAATCACGTGAGGTGTTTTCGAGAACTTCACATTATTCGGATACAAGATTTAACAGCCGGCCACCAACCACCACAAATCCTAACGAAACACCATTACGAAGCCAAAAGAAAGATAATAACAACATTCATTCGGCGCACCAGTCTTCTGGTGTGGGCGGACACACCCATGCGGGGGCGGAGAGGCCAGAAGTGCACAACATGCAACCTCGGCAAAACGTGAAACCAAGCTCTGACGATATTGCCAATCTTTATTAG